The Saliniradius amylolyticus DNA segment ATCAGCCTACTATGAGTCGCTGCATGAGACCCCATTGATCTCCAATACCATCGCCCGTAAGCGCTTGTATGAGATGAATGTGGTAATTTCCGATACGGCCGAATACGGTAACTATCTGTTTGCCAATGCCGCCGTGCCTCTGTTGGCAGAACGTTTTATGCCCAGCATCAAGACCGATGTGATCGGTAAGGGGCTGAACGTTAAGTCCAACAGTGTGCTTAACAAGACGCTCACTGAAGTGAATGACGCTATTCGCAACCACCCAGTAGAAAAGGTGGGTAAAGAGCTACGCGGTTATATGACGGATATGAAGGCCATCGTCGAGGCCCAATAAACTCCCTTGGTTTCTGTCGTTAGGTGCTTTAACCAAGCCCTTTTGCCCGACCCTCTGGTCGGGCTTTTTTATATCTAGGGACATATGGAATCCCTCGAATGCAGGAGCAATTCGAGGGATTCTTTCGATTGACTTCGATTGACCGGACGGACTGGTTTTCGCCTGAAAACTTGCACTTAAGCCTTCTTTAGCCGACGTATGCCGCAGACGCATGGATGCTTAAGAGCGAGGAGCGAGGAGCGCGAGACCGTGGGCGAACCACGCCCGCTGTTGGCGAAAGCTCGTAGCCAATAGAGTAGTGAGCGGGAGGGCAATGGAAGGCCGAGCTGGACTTGTTCTGGAGGCAGGAGTAATTACTGGCTTGGGTTCGGGATACGGACGAGCCTAAGATCCTTGATAGTTATTGCTGTTCCAGATCCTTCAAGCGGCCATTCTTCAGGCTGTATATCCAGCTGTGGATCTCAATATCCTGGCCTCGGGCAAGGGCATCTTTCACAATAGACGTTCGAGCAACATTTTTAGCCTGCTCCAGCACATTCAACTCACACAGGCGGCTCACCTTATCCTCCTGAGACAAGCCCGACAGTTCAGCTTCATGCTTGTGTGCCACATCTTCGATATGGTGCAGCCAGTTGTCGATAAGACCGTGCTGCTTACCATCGATAGACGCCGCTACACCGCCGCATCCATAATGACCACAGACGATAATATGCTTGACCTTAAGCACGTCAACGGCGAATTGCAGCACCGACAGGCAGTTGAGATCGGTATGGATGACCTGATTGGCCACATTGCGATGCACGAAGATATCTCCGGGCAGTAAATCGACGATCTGATTGGCAGGCACGCGGCTGTCCGAACAGCCGATCCACAGGTACTCGGGGCTTTGCTGTTTTGCCAGCTTATTAAAAAACTCTGGGTCAGCGGTGTCGGTACGCTGAGCCCATTGTCGATTTTTCTCGAATAAATCCTGAATACTCACAGTTCCTCGCTCGCTGGCATTCGCCACCTGAAAATCGGCGGCATCCCTTAAGTGTAAAGCGTTTTTCCCCGGTGACATATCAGACCAAAGGCCGGATATAACAAAGCCGACATCCGCAGATTGGCGAATGTCGGCTTGCGATTATAGTCTATCTACCGCTTAGGTCATGCCTTGGCGGCATTATCCGTCATGGGCTTACTGGCGAATATGACCGTCACCCAACACCACAAATTTCTCAGTGGTCAGTGACTCTACCCCCATGGGCCCATAAGCGTGCAGTTTACTGGTGGAGATACCAATTTCAGCCCCCAAGCCCAGTTGACCGCCGTCAGAGAAACGCGAAGAAGCATTCGCCATCACTACCGCAGAATTCACCGAGCGGATGAACTTCTGGGCGTTGGAATAATCCTGAGTCGCGATCACCTCGGTGTGGCCCGAGCTATAAGCTTCCAGGTGTTCGATGGCGTGATCGAAGCTATCCACCACACGCACGGCAATTTCTAACGCCAGGTACTCCTCGTCCCAGTCTTCTTCGGTCGCCGGAATGGCGCCATCGAAGTAACCGATACTGTTTTCACAGGCATGGACCTTCACCTTATGCTCGGCCAGCATGGCCGCCGCCATTGGCAGGAAGCTGGCAGCGATATCTTTATGTACCAGCAAGGTCTCCAGTGCATTACATACGCCAGTGCGCTGAGTCTTACCATTTTGCAGCAGGCTTAATGCCTTGGCTTCGTCGGCTTTATCATCTACGTACAGGTGACAAACACCTTTGTAATGCTGAATCACAGGAATGCGGCTGTTTTCCGACACGAAGCGAATCAGACCTTCACCGCCCCGAGGGATGATCAGATCAATGTCCTCGTTCAACGTCATCAGCTCGTTCATGATAGCGCGATCAGGGTCCGGTACCACGACCACACAGTTACGATCCAGATCGTTGGATTCCAGTGCCGTGTAAATGCACTCAGCCAACGCCAGATTGGAATGCAAGGCTTCCTTACCGCCTCGCAATACGACACCGTTACCGGCTTTCAAACACAGCGCTGCGGCATCAATAGTGACGTTGGGGCGCGACTCGTAAATCATGGCAATCACCCCCAGAGGGATGCGCATCTTGCCCACTTCAATGCCGCTTTCTTCACGGTGAATGTTGCTAATGCTACCAACCGGATCAGCCTGAGCAGCAATGTCGCGCACCGCATTGGCGATGTCGCGGATGCTGGATTCGGTCAGCTTCAGACGATCCATCATGGCATCGGACAGACCATTTTGCTGGCCGTTTTCCAAATCCTTTTCATTCGCTTTCAGGATCTGAGGCGTTTGCTGTTCCATATTGTCTGCAATGCTGTGCAGCACGGCATTTTTCTTCTGTGAGGTTACTTTAGCCAGCTGACGCGAGGCGATGCGGGCTTTCTTAGCCATTTCTTTAATTGAAAAGCTCATATGTTCTCCTACTAATATTCGGTGAATTCGCTGTAACAAATACAAAAAAGCAGCCCGATGGCTGCTTTCTTACTACAGCAGCGCCAGGTCGTCACGATGCACGGCTGCCTCACCCGAGGTGTAGCCGATAGCATCTTCAAAGTCCGCACTCTGCAACCCTTTAATGGCGTGCAAGTCGGCGGCACTGTACAAGGCAACGCCTTTGGCAAAGGGCACGCCGTCGTAGCACACCTCTACAGCATCGCCCGGCATAAAGTCGCCTTCAACATGGGTGATGCCAATGGGAAGCAGGGAAGCACCCTCTTTGATCAGCGCCTTCTTGGCACCTTTATCCACGTCAATACGACCTGTGGCTATTAACGCATGTTTCAACCACTGCTCTTTGGCAGTATCTGGCGTTTTGGTTGGCAGGAAACGCGTGCCCGGGATGCGACCATCCAGCAGGGCATCAAAAACTTCACCCTTGCTGCCGTTCACGATCAGGGTCTGCATACCACTTTCGGCACATTTGTCGGCCGCTTCGATCTTGGTACGCATACCGCCGGTTCCGACTTTGGTGCCCGGACCGCCCGCCAGTTCATAGATCTCGCTGGTGATTTGCTCGACTTCCGGAATCAGCTTGGCGTCCGGATTAATGCGGGGATCAGCGTCGTACAGACCATCGATGTCGGAGCATATAATCATCGTATCCGCTTCCGCCACCATCGCCGCATACGCAGCAAGGTTATCGTTATCACCCACCTTCAAGGCGTCGACGGCTACCGTATCGTTCTCATTAACGATGGGCAGCACATTATTATTCAATAGTTCTCGGATGGTATTCTTGATATTGACGTAGCGACTTCTGTCGTGGAAGTCATCATAGGTCAAAAGAACCTGGGCACAGGGGAAATCGAAAAAACGTGACCAGTTTTCCATCATCTGCATCTGACCGACTGCGGCCATGGCCTGCTTTTCTGCAATAGACGGGTGAGCGGTGTGGGAAATCGTACTGCGACCGGCAGCGACACCACCTGACGACACAATCACCACCTGCTTGCCTTGCTCTCGACTTTCGGTAATGAATCTGGCAATCGCGAGCAAATATTTAGCGCTGCATTTATGTCCATCGGGTGAAATCAACGCACTGCCAACTTTGATGACTGCTCGTTGCCAGTTAAATTCAGTCATTTATCCTCCACTAGTAAAATCCTTATAATAGGATACCGATCTAAATATGATAAACAAGGCGATTTAGTTATAAGCTATCCGCGCATAGCTTTACAGACGTATAAGACGTCATTCCTAAACCGCCCCCAGTTTCATGTTCAGGGGCAGTTCCATGGACTCCGCCGATACGGGTCCATTGCCGATCATTTCATCATACGGCGATTCATGACAAAGCTTAGCCTGTTTTACCGTAAAATCGACGAAGGCCTTCTTCACCAAGGTCAGGCTGTGAAAGCGCATTGGCCGATCACCATTATATAACAACGCCAGCCCTTGCCCCTGATCCACCTCCACCAGGTAGATGCCCATTTCCAGTGCGCGAACATAAAGCTGCTCTAGGGGCTTGCCTTTATTCAGTCGGGCATATTGAATTTCCACACCGCTACCTCCACGATAAGATCAACATCCTCTTTTACCCTGGTCAGTGGTAGAAAGTTCACTGCTTGCGACGCAAACAAAAAGCGGCCACAGGCACACATCTGCCACCACATTGTGGTAGTTTTAGGTCTAAACTGGTAAATAGATTTGTTGCGATGAGGCCCTTATGACAGAGCAAGATACCCAAACTTCACGTTCCTTAGTGCCCTATATCTTGATTGCAATCGTGATTCTGGCTGTGGTGCTGGGTATTTATTTCTGGCGCTCTTCTGAGCCCGCAACTGAACAGCCCAAGCCGGTGACCGAAACACCGCTCCAACCCGTCACCGAGTCCCAATCTCAACAGGCGGAGCCTGAGCCTCAAGAACCATCCGCACCCGAGCCGGTGGAACGACCAGACCCTGTAACGGAGCCCGAGCCAGACCCCGCGCCCGAACCAGAGTTACCCGATATATCAGACAGTGCCATCAAAACAGCTTTGTCCGAAGCGGGCGCTTATGAAGCTGTCGCTCGTCTGCTGGTTGATGAAGATTTATTGCGCCGCTTTGTAGTGTTTTCCGTTAATGCCGCCGATGAAGAACTGGCCCCTCGGCATGGCTTGGTTAAGCCACCGGAGCAGTCCTTTAAAACCTATCAACAGGCGGGTAAGGAATGGATCGACGCCGCCAGCTACAAACGCTATACGCCCTATGCGGAAGCGCTGGACTCCATGGAGACTGAGACGCTACTTAGCCTGTATGATGACTACAAGCCCGTAATACAGGAAATCTATGGCGAAATAGGTCGGGGTGGTGAATTCGATTATGTATTGATGGATGCCATCGACCACCTGTTAGATACTCCTGAGGTGCCGATGCCAGTAGAAGTCAAGACCGAGAGCGTTATGTATCAATACGCCGACCCACACCTCGAATCACTATCGGCCCTGCAAAAACAACTGCTGCGCACTGGCCCTGAGAACATGCGCATCATCAAGGCCAAGCTGAGAGAGTTAAAGCAGGCCTTGATCAACAAAAATGGACCTCAATAAACTCCAGCAGCAGCTGGCGGACGAACAACAGGCTTTGCCGCCGGTCGACCAATGGGACCCTCCGTTTTGCGGTGATATGGACCTGGTCATCAAGCATGATGGTAGTTGGCAATACCACGGCAGCCCCATTGGACGGCAATCACTGGTTAAACTGTTTGCCAGCGTGCTAAAACGAGAAGGCGAAAACTATTTTCTGGTAACCCCGGTGGAAAAACTCGGAATTCGGGTAGAAGATAGTCCCTTTGTGGCAACCCAGTGGCAACGCACCGATGACGGCTACCTGAACTTCACCACTAACGTCGGTGACCGCTTTGTGCTCGGCGATGACCACCCCATTGCGCTTTTTTCGGATAAGACTTCGTCAGCCATACTTCCCTATGCCCGTGTGCGCCGAAACCTTTGGGCAAGGTTACATCAGAATGTATTGTATCAGTTGGTGCACGAAGCCAGCCTGGAGGATGGCGATACAGGCCAGCAATTAATGCTCCACAGCGGCCCGTACAGCTGCAGCCTGGGGCTAACGGAGTAGCCCCAAACCCTTTTCTCTAATGTCCGCTAAAGGTCTTAGCCATAGACATTAAACGCTCAATACTATTGCGTAACTCACTTGCTCCCTGCTCCATACTCTGTGCCACCTGCGCATTCTCGTCTGCGATGTTGGTGATGTTATTAGTGTTACGAGATACCTCCTCACACACCTGCTCCTGCTGCTCAGAGGCGGTGGCGATCTGAGTGGAGAAATCGGAAATCTCCGCCATCATTCGGTTAATTTCTTCGATCGCCTCAGTGGTCTGGTTGGCATCGTCTTCACATTCCAAAGCCTGATTTTTACTGTTTTCCATGGTATCCACCCAGCGACTGAGGGTTTGGCGCATCTCATCCAGGCTGGAATGAATATTGGCTGTGGAGGTTTGGGTACGTTTGGACAACGCGCGCACTTCATCGGCCACCACACTAAAACCACGACCACTCTCGCCGGCCCGCGCCGATTCAATAGCGGCATTCAATGCCAATAAATTGGTCTGCTCGGCGATGGCCTCGATTTCCCCCATCACATTGCTAACCTTATCCGCTTCCTGTACCAGTTGCTCCGCCGAGTCGGCAGCATCGGAGACGACCCGGGATAGTTCGGTAACCTTAGACTTGCTCTGTTGGACCCGTTGCTGGGCCTGACGTGAGAAGTTACTGGCTTCGCCCACTTTGCTATTGGTGTCTGAGGTATTACGAGCGATTTCCTGGCTAGTGGACGCCATTTCAGTGATGGCTGTGGCGATCTGCTCCACTTCCGAGCGTTGGTTATTCAGTCCTTCGGCGGTCATTCTTGCAGAATCATCGTTCTCTTTAGCAATCGCCTCAAGGCTGTGTGTCGCATCCAGCATCCGGCCGATCACAGTTCTGAGTTTGGCTTTCAACATGCCGAGATGAAACTCCACATGACTGGTGACACCTTTGCCAGCATAAACAAACCGGCTGATGCTGTCGTATTCGCTGCCCAATCGATGGGACAAACGCGGGATAACCACCAATTCACGCCAGAATACGGCCAAGCTGGCTCCCACACCGACCGCTGTGATTAAGCCCGCCCAAAGACCGCCCAGGCCTCCATTGAGTAACACAGCCACCAGCGCCAGAAGGCCTGAAAAAGTCAGTTTCTGGTTAACGCTGATTTCACGGCTATTGAATTTGCCCTGGTTGACCTGTCGGTAAATATGCTCAGCACGGTCTACCAGTTCGCGACTGGGTTTTACCCGCACCGACTGATAACCCACCTTTTGGCCATTTTCGTAAATGGGCGTGACATAAGCATCCACCCAATAGTAGCGCCCATCCTTACAACGATTTTTCACCATGCCTCGCCAGGACTGATGCTTCTCGAGATGCGACCATAAGTCTTTGAAAGCTACCTTAGGCATGTCCGGGTGACGAACAATATTGTGATTCTTGCCCACCAATTCGTCATAGGAGTAGCCGGCCACCTCACAAAACACTGGATTTGCGTAGGTAATTACACCGCGTAAGTCGGTGGTGGACACCAACTCCTGGTTTTCACCGTAGGAGACTTCTTCATTGATTAAAGATTTATCGCGGGCCATAGCTGTCCTTCCCTCTGCCGTTTTCGACAGAGTGTATGGTAAAGCCTCCGGCCTTGGCAATATAATTTAGAAAAGACTAAATTATACGGGAGAAGGATTGTCTTCTTGTCTTTCGCTCCAAATATTTGTCGAAAACCATACAAATCGCGCGGATATATGCCCGCCCATGAGGACTGACACAGACTTTGTGGTCATCCAAAGACAGTAACCCGTCTTCCTGCATTACGGCCAACTGCCTTAATTCCTCGGCGAAATACAGACTAAAGTCGATATCGTAGGCGTTGCCTATATCAGCAAAGGTCAGATCAAAATGGCAAATTAACTGACGAATCACCGCAGCCCGTATCAGGTCATCCTGACTCAGCTGATAGCCTTTATCTAAAGCGAAGCCGAAGTCGTCCAGCCTGTTGTAGTAGCCCTTGAGCCTTTTATCATTCTGAACAATCACATCGTTGACCTGACTGATAGCCGACACGCCCATTCCCAATAAATCACAATCACCGTGGGTGGTATAACCCTGGAAGTTGCGATGCAGACGCCCGTTTTGCTGGGCAATGGCAAGACTGTCGTCGGCTTTGGCAAAATGATCCATGCCGATACACAGATAGCCGGCATCCACCAACTTTTGTTTGGCGATGGCAAAGATCTTTTTCCGTGTAGCGCTGTCAGGGAGCGCCGTCTCATCGATTTTACGCTGGGCCGCAAAACGCTCTGGAAGGTGGGCATAATGAAAGACCGACAACCGATCCGGCGATAGTTCGATAACTTTATCGATGGTCTCGGCAAAACTTTGCGGCGTCTGGTGAGGCAGGCCATAAATCAGGTCCAGACTAACAGACGCAAAATCCAGTTGATAAGCCCGCACTATCAAGGCCCTGATCTGTTGTTCATCTTGCTCTCGGTTGATGGCCTTCTGCACTTGTGGGTGAAAGTCCTGTACACCAATGCTGAGGCGGTTAATCCCCATAGATTTAAGAATATCAAGTCTTGATACTTCAACCGTTCTGGGGTCGATCTCCAGGCTGATCTCGGCATCCTCATCCACACGAAACTGTTCAGTTAAGGTAGTTAATATGTGGTGAAGCTGCTCATCGCTGAGAAACGTGGGTGTGCCGCCTCCGAAATGGATCTGATGCACCGGTTTATCGGCAAATAACAACCCCTGAGTAGCAATTTCCCGACACAGATAATCCAGATAGCGGCTGGCCTTATTGGAGTTTCGGGTAATCAGCTTATTACAGCCACAGTAGTAGCAAGGGGAGTGGCAAAAAGGAATATGCAAATACAGCGACAGCCCCGGGTTGTTGCTGGAGCGATAGCTATCCAGCATGGTATCACGATTGAATTGCCCTAACTGCAATGCGGTCGGATAGGAGGTATATCTGGGTCCGTTGATCTCATACTTATTCAACGGCCTGGTCCCGGACTGATTCATGTTCAATGACCTTGGTTTATCGATGAGTGCTATTGTAGAGGCGGGCGAATCCTTCTATGTTGATCTGGCACAATAATAACCAAGCCCATCGGAGACGACAGAATGAAATACACGCTTTTGTGCCTCAGTGCGCTGCTGAGCACCTCGGTAATGGCCGACACCTATATTCATGCCGGTCACTTGATCACCGCCCAAGACGACCAGTTACTCAGTGATATGACTGTGGTCGTGGCTGGCAACCGGATAAAAGCCATCCATTCCGGCTATCGTACCCCGGATGATGATGACACTCTGGTGGATCTTAAAAACAGCACCCTGATGCCGGGACTGATGGATATGCACACCCATATCAGCTCCCAGTTTGGCCCCCGATCCTACATGGAAGGCTTTACTCAGAATGAAGCCGACTATGCGCTAAAAGGCGTGTATTACGCTGGCAAGACACTGGATGCAGGCTTTACGACGGTGCGTAATCTGGGTGATGCGTATAATGAAACGGTGGCATTGCGCGACGCCATAAACAAGGGTCTGGTCGAAGGACCCCGTATCTTTACAGCGGCCAAATCCATCGCCACCACCGGCGGACATGCCGATCCCACGAATGGCACTGCGGATATTTTTGAAGGCGATCCCGGTCCGAAAGAGGGCGTGATGAACGGTATTGCCGATGCCCGTAAAGCGGTGCGTCAGCGATATAAGGACGGTGCCGATCTGATTAAAATCACCGCCACCGGCGGGGTATTGTCGGTAGCAAAGAGCGGCCAGAACCCTCAGTTCATGAATGATGAAGTCGCAGCCATCGTCGAAACCGCCAATGACTATGAGATGACCGTTGCGGTTCATGCCCATGGCAAGGAGGGCATGGAGCGCGCGATCAAGGCCGGTGTCACCTCCATCGAACATGGCACCTATATGGATGAGGAAACCATGGCGCTGATGAAAGAGCATGGCACCTATTATGTGCCCACCATTATGGCAGGCGACTGGGTGGCGGAGAAAGCCGAAGTTGAAGGCTTCTTCCCTGAGCTTGTGCGCCCTAAGGCGGCTGAGATCGGTCCGCTGATCCAACAAACCTTTGCCAGAGCCTATAAAGCTGGTGTAAAGATTGCCTTTGGCACCGATTCCGGCGTATCTGCTCACGGGGACAACGGTAAAGAATTTGCACTTATGGTAGAGGCAGGAATGCCCGCCATTGAAGCCATTCGCTCAGCCACTTACCACACGGCTAAACTGCTGCGTATCAATGATAAACTGGGCACTGTGGAGCCGGGAAAGTTGGCGGATTTGGTGGCAGTCCCTGGTAATCCACTTGAAGACATTGAGTTAATGCAGCAAGTGTCTTTTGTAATGAAAGGCGGTAAAGTTTATAAAGATAAGTAACTCACCAAAGGAACACCGTAATGCAAAAAATGAAACCCCTTATCGCCCTGTGCAGTGCCTTAGCCCTACTATTAGCGGGCGGCTGTGCCACCATGGAAGGCATCGGCAAGGATTTGGAAAAGGCGGGAGAGGAAATTCAGGAAGCCTCCGAGTCTTAATCACTTATGCCTGCACTTGCTCAGGTGCAGGCCCCTTCCCGCATCGGTGTGACTCTTAATGAACAACCCCGATTGCCAGTATCGACTTGTTTTATTAGAGAGAATACCAATCTAGTGCAATACTAACCTTACATTCAGAAAGAAGGAGTGTAGTGCATGAGCAATATTGATATTGGTATCAACTCTGAAGACAGAAACGCGGTAGCCGATGGTCTGAAACGTCTGCTGGCAGACAGTTACACTCTGTATCTGCAGACCCACAATTTTCATTGGAACGTAACCGGACCACAATTTCGTGAGTTGCATCTGATGTTTGAGGAGCACTATACCGAATTGGCCGAAGCAGTAGATGATATCGCCGAGCGAATTCGTACTCTGGGCGTTGAATCCCCAGGCACTTATAAAGCCTTTTCCAAGCTAACGGCCATCGAGGAAACCGAAGAGGTACCGGCCGCCGCCGAAATGGTAGTTATCCTCACGAAGAGCCACGAGCAGGTCGTTCGTACTGCCAGAGAAGTGTTGGCCACAGCCCAGAAAGCCGATGATGAGTCGACCGCTGCACTGGTGTCAGATCGAATGGCCATTCACGAGAAAACGGCCTGGATGTTGCGTTCCATGCAATAAAAAGGGCTCTTCCCATCCCCTGTTTGTAGCC contains these protein-coding regions:
- a CDS encoding methyl-accepting chemotaxis protein gives rise to the protein MARDKSLINEEVSYGENQELVSTTDLRGVITYANPVFCEVAGYSYDELVGKNHNIVRHPDMPKVAFKDLWSHLEKHQSWRGMVKNRCKDGRYYWVDAYVTPIYENGQKVGYQSVRVKPSRELVDRAEHIYRQVNQGKFNSREISVNQKLTFSGLLALVAVLLNGGLGGLWAGLITAVGVGASLAVFWRELVVIPRLSHRLGSEYDSISRFVYAGKGVTSHVEFHLGMLKAKLRTVIGRMLDATHSLEAIAKENDDSARMTAEGLNNQRSEVEQIATAITEMASTSQEIARNTSDTNSKVGEASNFSRQAQQRVQQSKSKVTELSRVVSDAADSAEQLVQEADKVSNVMGEIEAIAEQTNLLALNAAIESARAGESGRGFSVVADEVRALSKRTQTSTANIHSSLDEMRQTLSRWVDTMENSKNQALECEDDANQTTEAIEEINRMMAEISDFSTQIATASEQQEQVCEEVSRNTNNITNIADENAQVAQSMEQGASELRNSIERLMSMAKTFSGH
- a CDS encoding glutamate-5-semialdehyde dehydrogenase, with the translated sequence MSFSIKEMAKKARIASRQLAKVTSQKKNAVLHSIADNMEQQTPQILKANEKDLENGQQNGLSDAMMDRLKLTESSIRDIANAVRDIAAQADPVGSISNIHREESGIEVGKMRIPLGVIAMIYESRPNVTIDAAALCLKAGNGVVLRGGKEALHSNLALAECIYTALESNDLDRNCVVVVPDPDRAIMNELMTLNEDIDLIIPRGGEGLIRFVSENSRIPVIQHYKGVCHLYVDDKADEAKALSLLQNGKTQRTGVCNALETLLVHKDIAASFLPMAAAMLAEHKVKVHACENSIGYFDGAIPATEEDWDEEYLALEIAVRVVDSFDHAIEHLEAYSSGHTEVIATQDYSNAQKFIRSVNSAVVMANASSRFSDGGQLGLGAEIGISTSKLHAYGPMGVESLTTEKFVVLGDGHIRQ
- a CDS encoding entericidin A/B family lipoprotein; translation: MQKMKPLIALCSALALLLAGGCATMEGIGKDLEKAGEEIQEASES
- a CDS encoding Dps family protein yields the protein MSNIDIGINSEDRNAVADGLKRLLADSYTLYLQTHNFHWNVTGPQFRELHLMFEEHYTELAEAVDDIAERIRTLGVESPGTYKAFSKLTAIEETEEVPAAAEMVVILTKSHEQVVRTAREVLATAQKADDESTAALVSDRMAIHEKTAWMLRSMQ
- a CDS encoding DUF3014 domain-containing protein; protein product: MTEQDTQTSRSLVPYILIAIVILAVVLGIYFWRSSEPATEQPKPVTETPLQPVTESQSQQAEPEPQEPSAPEPVERPDPVTEPEPDPAPEPELPDISDSAIKTALSEAGAYEAVARLLVDEDLLRRFVVFSVNAADEELAPRHGLVKPPEQSFKTYQQAGKEWIDAASYKRYTPYAEALDSMETETLLSLYDDYKPVIQEIYGEIGRGGEFDYVLMDAIDHLLDTPEVPMPVEVKTESVMYQYADPHLESLSALQKQLLRTGPENMRIIKAKLRELKQALINKNGPQ
- a CDS encoding metal-dependent hydrolase family protein, which produces MKYTLLCLSALLSTSVMADTYIHAGHLITAQDDQLLSDMTVVVAGNRIKAIHSGYRTPDDDDTLVDLKNSTLMPGLMDMHTHISSQFGPRSYMEGFTQNEADYALKGVYYAGKTLDAGFTTVRNLGDAYNETVALRDAINKGLVEGPRIFTAAKSIATTGGHADPTNGTADIFEGDPGPKEGVMNGIADARKAVRQRYKDGADLIKITATGGVLSVAKSGQNPQFMNDEVAAIVETANDYEMTVAVHAHGKEGMERAIKAGVTSIEHGTYMDEETMALMKEHGTYYVPTIMAGDWVAEKAEVEGFFPELVRPKAAEIGPLIQQTFARAYKAGVKIAFGTDSGVSAHGDNGKEFALMVEAGMPAIEAIRSATYHTAKLLRINDKLGTVEPGKLADLVAVPGNPLEDIELMQQVSFVMKGGKVYKDK
- the can gene encoding carbonate dehydratase, giving the protein MSPGKNALHLRDAADFQVANASERGTVSIQDLFEKNRQWAQRTDTADPEFFNKLAKQQSPEYLWIGCSDSRVPANQIVDLLPGDIFVHRNVANQVIHTDLNCLSVLQFAVDVLKVKHIIVCGHYGCGGVAASIDGKQHGLIDNWLHHIEDVAHKHEAELSGLSQEDKVSRLCELNVLEQAKNVARTSIVKDALARGQDIEIHSWIYSLKNGRLKDLEQQ
- a CDS encoding DUF1285 domain-containing protein; its protein translation is MDLNKLQQQLADEQQALPPVDQWDPPFCGDMDLVIKHDGSWQYHGSPIGRQSLVKLFASVLKREGENYFLVTPVEKLGIRVEDSPFVATQWQRTDDGYLNFTTNVGDRFVLGDDHPIALFSDKTSSAILPYARVRRNLWARLHQNVLYQLVHEASLEDGDTGQQLMLHSGPYSCSLGLTE
- the proB gene encoding glutamate 5-kinase — translated: MTEFNWQRAVIKVGSALISPDGHKCSAKYLLAIARFITESREQGKQVVIVSSGGVAAGRSTISHTAHPSIAEKQAMAAVGQMQMMENWSRFFDFPCAQVLLTYDDFHDRSRYVNIKNTIRELLNNNVLPIVNENDTVAVDALKVGDNDNLAAYAAMVAEADTMIICSDIDGLYDADPRINPDAKLIPEVEQITSEIYELAGGPGTKVGTGGMRTKIEAADKCAESGMQTLIVNGSKGEVFDALLDGRIPGTRFLPTKTPDTAKEQWLKHALIATGRIDVDKGAKKALIKEGASLLPIGITHVEGDFMPGDAVEVCYDGVPFAKGVALYSAADLHAIKGLQSADFEDAIGYTSGEAAVHRDDLALL
- the hemN gene encoding oxygen-independent coproporphyrinogen III oxidase, which gives rise to MNQSGTRPLNKYEINGPRYTSYPTALQLGQFNRDTMLDSYRSSNNPGLSLYLHIPFCHSPCYYCGCNKLITRNSNKASRYLDYLCREIATQGLLFADKPVHQIHFGGGTPTFLSDEQLHHILTTLTEQFRVDEDAEISLEIDPRTVEVSRLDILKSMGINRLSIGVQDFHPQVQKAINREQDEQQIRALIVRAYQLDFASVSLDLIYGLPHQTPQSFAETIDKVIELSPDRLSVFHYAHLPERFAAQRKIDETALPDSATRKKIFAIAKQKLVDAGYLCIGMDHFAKADDSLAIAQQNGRLHRNFQGYTTHGDCDLLGMGVSAISQVNDVIVQNDKRLKGYYNRLDDFGFALDKGYQLSQDDLIRAAVIRQLICHFDLTFADIGNAYDIDFSLYFAEELRQLAVMQEDGLLSLDDHKVCVSPHGRAYIRAICMVFDKYLERKTRRQSFSRII
- a CDS encoding DUF6482 family protein gives rise to the protein MEIQYARLNKGKPLEQLYVRALEMGIYLVEVDQGQGLALLYNGDRPMRFHSLTLVKKAFVDFTVKQAKLCHESPYDEMIGNGPVSAESMELPLNMKLGAV